One Streptomyces sp. ML-6 genomic region harbors:
- a CDS encoding esterase family protein, whose translation MSEHRPTRRSVLKTVGGISAAAALGGAGVLGTATAAQAAGDGFGLRIVDRNESNSRMWYYRFQTDAIGWNPGVNVLLPDGYHTSGRTYPVLYLFHGGGTDQDFITFDRMGIRDWTAGKPIIVVMPDGGHAGWYSNPVSSNVGPRNWETFHIAQLLPWIDANFRTYAEYNGRAVSGFSMGGFGALKYAAKYYGHFASVSAHSGPASLRRDFGLVAHWANLSSAALDLGGGTVYGVPLWDEARVSADNPVQRIESYRNKRVFLVAGTSPDPINWFDTANETQVLAGQREFRSLLGKANIPHEWHEVPGGHFVRPDLFKRDLDGIVARLRKA comes from the coding sequence TTGAGCGAGCACCGACCCACCCGCAGAAGTGTCCTGAAGACCGTCGGCGGAATCTCCGCCGCGGCGGCCCTCGGCGGGGCCGGCGTCCTCGGAACGGCCACCGCGGCCCAGGCGGCGGGGGACGGCTTCGGGCTGCGCATCGTGGACCGCAACGAGAGCAACAGCCGCATGTGGTACTACCGCTTCCAGACCGACGCGATCGGCTGGAACCCGGGCGTCAACGTCCTGCTCCCCGACGGCTACCACACCAGCGGACGCACCTACCCCGTCCTCTACCTCTTCCACGGCGGCGGCACCGACCAGGACTTCATCACCTTCGACCGCATGGGCATCCGCGACTGGACCGCGGGCAAGCCGATCATCGTCGTGATGCCCGACGGCGGCCACGCGGGCTGGTACTCCAACCCGGTCAGCTCCAACGTGGGCCCCCGCAACTGGGAGACGTTCCACATCGCCCAGCTGCTCCCGTGGATCGACGCGAACTTCCGTACGTACGCCGAGTACAACGGCCGTGCCGTCTCCGGGTTCTCGATGGGCGGCTTCGGTGCGCTGAAGTACGCGGCCAAGTACTACGGCCACTTCGCCTCGGTCAGCGCCCACTCCGGACCGGCCAGCCTGCGCCGCGACTTCGGCCTGGTCGCCCACTGGGCCAACCTGTCCTCCGCCGCCCTCGACCTGGGCGGCGGCACGGTCTACGGCGTACCGCTGTGGGACGAGGCCCGGGTCAGCGCCGACAACCCGGTCCAGCGCATCGAGAGCTACCGCAACAAGCGGGTCTTCCTGGTCGCCGGCACCAGCCCCGACCCGATCAACTGGTTCGACACGGCCAACGAGACCCAGGTCCTGGCCGGTCAGCGGGAGTTCCGCAGCCTGCTGGGCAAGGCGAACATCCCGCACGAGTGGCACGAGGTGCCCGGTGGCCACTTCGTCCGCCCCGACCTGTTCAAGCGCGACCTCGACGGCATCGTCGCCCGACTCCGCAAGGCGTAG
- a CDS encoding DUF4185 domain-containing protein yields MPTPSQPDHRHTTRRSALKAGMGFALGAGLLGAAPGTATADDRSARTAPDRPDARLLQTGTPLCEQPGDSASAQGLGSGDLAIPYHREHDNTWGYVFGDAFGGIAQADPYLGSPVILNQASFDASGGTPISFSWAMPTGGAAKQCLDYAHWADNGHGFEITRIPNDCIEFGGRTYIQYTSVALWENIPAGYDGSLMSGVAYSDDYGVTWQDYPYHWAGDTQGTNQSMYGMWSFAGIDPDGWLYIFSKRWNGTHTNTADGGAIQLFRIRPDEFRAGNFGAQENWAFLDGRWQWTRAAAPSVMLSGNKIGEFSVKRIGDTYCMSYFDVDDYSICTRTAPRPDAVWTAPKVQIVGDALPPHHWGKPQLPFLYGGYIHPGSASATSLTLIASQWQSVNHGKTPYRVLQYDGIRP; encoded by the coding sequence ATGCCCACCCCCTCGCAGCCGGACCACCGGCACACCACCCGTCGGTCGGCGCTCAAGGCGGGCATGGGCTTCGCCCTGGGAGCCGGCCTGCTGGGTGCCGCCCCCGGCACGGCGACCGCCGACGACCGGTCCGCCCGGACGGCCCCCGACCGCCCGGACGCCCGGCTGCTCCAGACGGGCACGCCCCTGTGCGAGCAGCCCGGCGACTCGGCGAGCGCGCAGGGGCTCGGCTCCGGGGACCTGGCGATCCCCTACCACCGGGAGCACGACAACACCTGGGGCTACGTGTTCGGCGACGCGTTCGGCGGGATCGCCCAGGCCGACCCCTACCTGGGATCCCCGGTGATCCTGAACCAGGCGTCCTTCGACGCCTCCGGCGGGACCCCGATCTCGTTCTCCTGGGCGATGCCCACCGGCGGCGCCGCCAAGCAGTGCCTCGACTACGCGCACTGGGCCGACAACGGGCACGGCTTCGAGATCACCCGCATCCCGAACGACTGCATCGAATTCGGCGGGCGCACCTACATCCAGTACACGTCCGTGGCGCTGTGGGAGAACATTCCGGCCGGGTACGACGGCTCACTGATGTCGGGCGTCGCCTACTCGGACGACTACGGCGTGACCTGGCAGGACTACCCGTACCACTGGGCCGGCGACACCCAGGGGACGAACCAGTCCATGTACGGGATGTGGTCGTTCGCGGGCATCGACCCCGACGGCTGGCTGTACATCTTCTCCAAGCGCTGGAACGGCACGCACACGAACACCGCCGACGGCGGCGCGATCCAGCTGTTCCGCATCCGGCCGGACGAGTTCCGCGCGGGCAACTTCGGCGCCCAGGAGAACTGGGCCTTCCTGGACGGCCGCTGGCAGTGGACGCGGGCGGCGGCCCCGTCGGTCATGCTGTCGGGCAACAAGATCGGCGAGTTCTCCGTCAAGCGGATCGGCGACACGTACTGCATGAGCTACTTCGACGTGGACGACTACTCGATCTGCACCCGCACCGCACCCCGTCCGGACGCGGTGTGGACCGCCCCCAAGGTGCAGATCGTCGGCGACGCCCTCCCGCCGCACCACTGGGGCAAGCCCCAGCTCCCGTTCCTCTACGGCGGATACATCCACCCCGGCAGCGCGAGCGCCACGTCCCTGACCCTGATCGCCTCGCAGTGGCAGTCCGTGAACCACGGCAAGACGCCCTACCGCGTCCTGCAGTACGACGGCATCCGGCCCTGA
- a CDS encoding immunity 49 family protein — MVERHAVPSVDQQTAERLAEEFEASLRQLASSPVTVGTALDGALLHVRANQALNPRGNRFDTWDATVSAMQMGTAAFAAASVTEGSVEARIAHEMRTVGATGPQPHANAENWLTTLWFVIVCRDRPRMDAMCRVPLGLLRSSGAEDDAYVHHWVDALQTYWHEQPGLPEKLTAAIEQSHPGIATHTPRHLLQCVRYPPINLFHQFLRKDHAGFNQALVEALELHKAYWSAPERSGDLAGFLALGPLAVACLAYDAGFPVEVESEYLPVRLLDRSWVGEFDT, encoded by the coding sequence ATGGTGGAGCGGCACGCCGTTCCCTCGGTCGACCAGCAGACCGCCGAGCGTCTGGCCGAGGAGTTCGAGGCGAGCCTCCGGCAGCTGGCCTCCTCGCCCGTGACCGTCGGCACGGCACTGGACGGGGCACTCCTGCACGTGCGGGCGAACCAGGCCCTCAATCCGCGCGGCAACCGTTTCGACACGTGGGACGCGACCGTCTCCGCCATGCAGATGGGGACGGCGGCCTTTGCCGCCGCCTCCGTCACCGAGGGCTCGGTCGAGGCGCGCATCGCACACGAGATGCGCACTGTCGGAGCCACGGGTCCCCAGCCCCACGCCAACGCCGAGAACTGGCTGACCACGCTCTGGTTCGTCATCGTCTGCCGGGACCGGCCCCGCATGGACGCGATGTGCCGGGTCCCGCTCGGTCTCCTGCGGTCGTCCGGTGCCGAGGACGACGCGTACGTCCACCACTGGGTGGACGCCCTGCAGACGTACTGGCACGAGCAGCCGGGGCTGCCGGAGAAGCTGACGGCGGCCATCGAGCAGTCCCATCCGGGCATCGCCACGCACACGCCGCGCCATCTGCTCCAGTGCGTGCGGTATCCGCCGATCAACCTCTTCCACCAGTTCCTGCGCAAGGACCACGCCGGGTTCAACCAGGCGCTCGTGGAGGCACTGGAACTCCACAAGGCGTACTGGAGCGCGCCGGAGCGTTCGGGAGACCTCGCGGGGTTTCTGGCCCTCGGACCGCTGGCCGTCGCATGCCTCGCGTACGACGCGGGCTTCCCCGTCGAGGTCGAGTCCGAGTACCTGCCCGTCCGCCTCCTGGACCGTTCCTGGGTCGGCGAGTTCGACACGTGA
- a CDS encoding serine/threonine-protein kinase has product MHARGDTSESDHTEPLPYGYRVGRWEVTGPIASGGWATVHAGRRVGAPTGPPEEPVEGAPDEPAEVALKFLPTAGLAPRQARKVAETARREVELCHRAGHPGLIRLLDSVVISDPDRAFLDGAIVLVMERAERSLREVFDAGVAEADVARLFAGICEGLAHLHRSGWVHGDLKPENILLMADGTPRLSDFGLATELTGTAGTHGYAPPMGTPDYLPPERWRAPLGEHGVEVRPSADIWALGIMIHEVFASGASPFPGATSTARGAAVQEYAAGRAPLRIDRALPPFWRDLAVDCLAPTHAERAAHSAESILARITARSSSRSSSLSPCPEPSPSPHPEPSPSPSPRPTRTPRPPRTPRPARRRRWLRTAPAAAPVAVAVCAVAATVWAHAVGGAAPDALGEPTGRLRVFNADDGCRGRTDRSPQCSLGLAIDPLRPYTIDNVVPTRVWHGDVLAVHCRLLRGTPIIDESDASSTQWYRVRLPAGSDRASAWLPAVRTTDHPRVPDCEPPKSPDPPMR; this is encoded by the coding sequence TGGGCGACGGTCCACGCCGGCCGCCGCGTCGGCGCTCCGACAGGCCCGCCCGAGGAGCCGGTGGAGGGCGCACCCGACGAGCCGGCAGAAGTCGCGCTCAAGTTCCTGCCGACCGCCGGGCTCGCACCGCGCCAGGCCCGCAAGGTCGCGGAGACCGCCCGGCGCGAGGTCGAACTCTGCCACCGGGCCGGGCATCCGGGGCTGATCCGCCTGCTGGACTCCGTCGTGATCAGCGATCCCGACCGGGCGTTCCTGGACGGGGCGATCGTGCTGGTGATGGAGCGGGCCGAACGCAGCCTGCGGGAGGTGTTCGACGCCGGGGTCGCGGAGGCGGACGTGGCCCGGCTGTTCGCCGGGATCTGCGAGGGCCTGGCCCATCTGCACCGCAGCGGCTGGGTGCACGGCGACCTCAAGCCGGAGAACATCCTGCTGATGGCCGACGGCACGCCCCGGCTGTCGGACTTCGGGCTCGCCACCGAACTGACCGGCACCGCCGGCACCCACGGGTACGCGCCGCCGATGGGCACCCCGGACTACCTCCCGCCCGAGCGCTGGCGGGCCCCGCTCGGCGAACACGGCGTGGAGGTCCGGCCCAGCGCCGACATCTGGGCCCTGGGCATCATGATCCACGAGGTGTTCGCGTCCGGCGCCTCGCCGTTCCCCGGCGCGACGTCGACGGCGCGCGGCGCGGCGGTCCAGGAGTACGCCGCCGGGCGCGCACCGCTGCGGATCGACCGTGCGCTGCCGCCGTTCTGGCGTGACCTGGCCGTCGACTGCCTGGCCCCGACCCACGCCGAACGCGCCGCGCACAGCGCCGAGAGCATCCTGGCGCGCATCACCGCACGGTCGTCGTCGCGGTCATCGTCTCTGTCACCCTGCCCGGAGCCGTCGCCGTCGCCCCACCCGGAGCCATCGCCATCGCCGTCGCCTCGCCCTACGCGTACGCCCCGCCCTCCCCGTACACCCCGCCCGGCACGTCGCCGCCGGTGGCTCCGTACCGCCCCGGCAGCCGCCCCCGTGGCCGTCGCGGTGTGCGCGGTGGCCGCGACGGTCTGGGCGCACGCCGTCGGCGGCGCCGCGCCGGACGCGCTCGGCGAACCGACGGGGCGGCTCCGGGTGTTCAACGCCGACGACGGCTGCCGGGGCCGTACCGACCGGAGTCCGCAGTGCAGCCTCGGCCTGGCGATCGACCCCCTCCGGCCGTACACCATCGACAACGTTGTTCCGACCCGGGTGTGGCACGGCGACGTCCTCGCCGTCCACTGCCGGCTCCTCCGGGGGACGCCCATCATCGACGAGTCCGACGCGAGCTCCACCCAGTGGTACCGGGTCCGGCTGCCGGCCGGTTCCGACCGCGCCTCGGCCTGGTTGCCCGCCGTGCGCACGACGGACCACCCCCGGGTGCCCGACTGCGAACCGCCGAAGTCGCCGGACCCACCCATGCGGTGA